In Gemmatimonadota bacterium, the following are encoded in one genomic region:
- a CDS encoding DUF4236 domain-containing protein — protein MGLRFRRSIKLMPGVRLNFSLTGISASIGPPGGAPA, from the coding sequence ATGGGACTCCGATTCCGGCGGTCAATCAAGCTGATGCCCGGCGTTCGGCTCAATTTCAGCCTGACCGGCATCAGCGCGTCGATCGGGCCCCCGGGGGGGGCACCGGCCTGA
- a CDS encoding indolepyruvate ferredoxin oxidoreductase family protein, with the protein MTDPKPYSLDDKYLLDDGIVALSGVQALVRLPIDQHKADRQAGLNTATLISGYRGSPLGGFDFLLQAAKRILEQHQVRFLPGVNEDLGATAIFGSQLANLMPSPKYDGVLGIWYGKGPGVDRSGDAFKHANLTGVGRNGGVLAVAGDDPASKSSTVPSASEIALYDAQMPVLFPGDVQEVIDLGSAGFALSRYSGLWVGFKMTTNVADEFGTARIRPGGHQWKRPEFEFNGKPWRPTQSHTLFAPYNLQLEQELMEGRLQAARRFGAANELNRVTVNPPTAWLGIAAAGKTYLDVREAMARLGLSDDDLVRYGVRLFKIGMLYPMEPSSAEAFAAGLEEVLVVEEKRSFVELMLRDVLYHQTNHPRIVGKVDEAGRPLVPSHGELDADLIAPILAARLARKLPAEVMAGRLERLRPATDASVQPMGLGAQRLSYFCSGCPHNRSTVVPEGSIAAAGIGCHGMAVTMERIGAGFTQMGAEGAQWVGASYFSNTPHIFQNIGDGTLFHSGSLAIRQAVAAGTSITYKILYNGAVAMTGGQMADGAIAIPDLTRELQAEGVGRTIVLTDEVERYRGITLATGVDLWPRERLDEAQKLLRDIKGVTALIYDQHCAADLRRKRKRGLAPERPMRVLINERICEGCGDCGAKSNCLSVAPVETEFGRKTQIHQSSCNTDYSCLDGDCPAFVTVVPAAGPKPKRAGHQFEPLGPMFPAVRAEPHRPVTNLYFMGIGGTGVVTVNQVLGTAALLEHKGVRCLDQTGLSQKGGAVVSHLKIFDGDALGSNKVGIGEADGYIGFDVLTASDLRHLIRARPDRTVAIVSSSHVATGLMVRNPLVEFPADSVLHARIDAVTRAGQNVYFDAERLAEFLFRSHMMANFIVVGAAYQAGLIPLAAESIEKALELNGTAAQANIQAFRVGRQVVVDPAWADRLVTSRAAAAEPAAPVLTPGIRAMVDATGATGETRQLLEIRVPDLVAYQNEAYAKQYADFVAMVWKQERTIGSGTALSAAVARYLYKLMAYKDEYEVARLTLDPKLDEALVESFGAGAVMSYRLHPPVLRAMGMKKKIALGRWFRGVFRLLYAARGLRGTAFDLFGRDSIRRLERELIGEYRGLIETAAAVLSASSYEQTVKLARTPDMIRGYEDVKRKNVDRFRQAVQATLNPVSGASNPGPASLVTLGG; encoded by the coding sequence ATGACCGATCCAAAGCCCTATTCGCTCGACGACAAGTACCTCCTCGACGACGGCATCGTCGCCCTGTCCGGAGTTCAGGCCCTCGTCCGTCTCCCGATCGACCAGCACAAGGCCGACCGCCAAGCCGGCCTCAACACCGCCACCCTGATCTCGGGCTACCGGGGCTCCCCGCTCGGCGGGTTCGACTTCCTCCTCCAGGCCGCGAAGCGAATCCTCGAGCAACACCAGGTCCGTTTTCTCCCTGGCGTCAATGAAGACCTGGGGGCAACGGCCATCTTCGGCTCCCAGCTCGCCAACCTGATGCCGTCACCGAAGTACGACGGCGTCCTCGGCATCTGGTACGGCAAAGGACCCGGGGTCGACCGATCCGGTGACGCGTTCAAACACGCGAACCTGACCGGCGTCGGCCGGAACGGGGGGGTCCTGGCCGTCGCCGGCGACGACCCCGCGTCCAAGTCCTCCACGGTCCCGTCGGCGTCGGAGATCGCGCTCTACGACGCCCAGATGCCGGTCCTCTTCCCCGGCGACGTCCAGGAGGTCATCGACTTGGGCAGCGCCGGGTTTGCCCTGTCCCGCTATTCCGGGCTCTGGGTCGGCTTCAAAATGACCACCAACGTGGCCGATGAGTTCGGCACCGCCCGGATCAGGCCCGGTGGGCATCAATGGAAGCGGCCGGAGTTCGAGTTCAACGGCAAGCCGTGGCGGCCGACCCAGTCGCACACCCTGTTTGCCCCGTACAACCTCCAGCTCGAACAGGAACTGATGGAGGGCCGGCTCCAAGCGGCCCGCCGGTTCGGCGCCGCCAACGAGTTGAACCGGGTGACGGTGAATCCGCCTACCGCCTGGCTCGGAATTGCCGCCGCCGGGAAGACCTATCTCGATGTCCGGGAAGCCATGGCCCGGCTCGGCTTGTCCGACGACGACCTGGTCCGGTACGGCGTCCGGCTCTTCAAGATCGGGATGCTCTACCCGATGGAACCGTCCTCGGCAGAGGCCTTTGCCGCGGGGCTCGAGGAAGTCCTGGTCGTTGAGGAAAAGCGCTCGTTCGTCGAGCTGATGCTCCGGGACGTCCTCTATCATCAGACCAACCACCCCCGGATCGTCGGCAAGGTCGACGAGGCGGGCCGGCCCCTGGTGCCGAGCCACGGGGAACTCGATGCCGACCTGATCGCGCCAATCCTGGCCGCCCGACTGGCGCGAAAACTCCCCGCTGAGGTGATGGCGGGCCGGCTCGAGCGGCTCCGGCCGGCGACCGACGCGTCGGTCCAACCGATGGGGCTCGGCGCCCAGCGGCTGTCCTATTTCTGTTCCGGCTGTCCCCACAACCGCTCGACCGTGGTGCCCGAGGGGTCGATTGCCGCGGCCGGAATCGGCTGTCACGGCATGGCGGTGACCATGGAGCGGATCGGGGCCGGGTTTACCCAGATGGGCGCCGAGGGGGCGCAGTGGGTCGGGGCATCGTACTTCAGCAACACGCCGCACATTTTCCAGAACATTGGGGACGGGACGTTGTTCCACTCCGGTTCCCTGGCCATTCGCCAGGCGGTGGCGGCCGGGACCTCGATTACCTACAAGATTCTCTATAACGGTGCCGTCGCCATGACCGGCGGCCAGATGGCCGACGGCGCGATCGCGATTCCCGACCTGACGCGCGAGCTCCAGGCCGAGGGCGTGGGTCGGACGATTGTGTTGACGGACGAAGTCGAGCGGTACCGGGGCATCACCCTGGCGACCGGGGTGGACCTCTGGCCCCGGGAGCGGCTCGACGAGGCCCAGAAGCTCCTCCGCGACATCAAGGGCGTGACCGCGCTGATCTATGATCAGCATTGCGCCGCCGATCTCCGGCGGAAGCGGAAACGGGGCTTGGCGCCCGAGCGGCCGATGCGGGTGTTGATCAACGAGCGGATCTGCGAGGGGTGTGGCGACTGCGGGGCCAAGTCGAACTGTTTGAGCGTGGCGCCGGTCGAGACTGAGTTTGGGCGGAAGACCCAGATCCATCAGTCGTCGTGCAACACCGACTACTCGTGCCTGGACGGCGATTGCCCGGCGTTTGTGACAGTGGTGCCGGCGGCGGGGCCGAAGCCGAAGCGGGCCGGGCATCAGTTCGAGCCGTTGGGTCCGATGTTTCCGGCGGTCCGCGCGGAGCCGCATCGCCCGGTGACCAATCTGTATTTCATGGGCATCGGGGGCACGGGGGTCGTCACCGTCAACCAGGTGCTGGGGACGGCGGCGTTGCTCGAGCACAAAGGGGTTCGGTGTCTCGATCAGACGGGTTTGAGCCAGAAGGGCGGTGCGGTGGTATCGCACCTCAAGATCTTCGACGGCGACGCGTTGGGTTCGAACAAGGTCGGGATCGGCGAGGCGGATGGGTACATCGGGTTCGACGTCCTGACCGCGAGCGACCTCCGGCATCTGATCCGGGCCCGGCCCGACCGGACCGTGGCGATCGTGTCGTCGAGCCATGTGGCGACCGGGCTGATGGTCCGGAACCCGTTGGTCGAGTTCCCGGCCGACTCGGTGCTTCATGCCCGGATCGACGCGGTGACTCGAGCGGGGCAGAACGTGTACTTCGACGCCGAGCGGCTGGCGGAGTTTCTGTTTAGGTCGCACATGATGGCCAACTTCATCGTGGTGGGGGCGGCGTATCAGGCTGGGTTGATTCCGCTCGCGGCGGAGAGTATCGAGAAGGCGCTCGAGCTGAACGGCACCGCGGCGCAGGCCAACATCCAGGCATTTCGGGTTGGACGGCAGGTCGTGGTCGATCCCGCTTGGGCCGACCGACTGGTGACGTCGCGGGCCGCGGCGGCCGAGCCTGCCGCGCCGGTACTCACGCCGGGTATCCGGGCCATGGTCGATGCCACTGGCGCCACTGGCGAGACGAGGCAGTTGCTGGAGATCCGGGTGCCGGATTTGGTGGCGTACCAGAACGAGGCTTACGCCAAGCAGTACGCCGATTTCGTCGCGATGGTGTGGAAGCAGGAGCGGACGATTGGGTCTGGTACTGCGTTGTCGGCGGCGGTGGCGCGGTATCTGTACAAGCTCATGGCGTATAAGGATGAGTATGAGGTGGCGCGGTTGACCCTCGATCCTAAGCTGGATGAGGCGTTGGTCGAGAGCTTCGGGGCCGGGGCGGTGATGAGCTACCGGCTCCATCCGCCGGTGTTGCGGGCGATGGGGATGAAGAAGAAGATTGCGTTGGGGCGGTGGTTCCGGGGGGTGTTCCGGTTGCTGTACGCGGCGCGGGGGCTTCGGGGGACGGCGTTCGATCTGTTCGGCCGGGATAGTATTCGGCGGTTGGAGCGGGAGTTGATCGGCGAGTATCGTGGACTGATCGAGACGGCAGCAGCGGTTTTGTCGGCTTCGAGTTATGAGCAGACGGTCAAGTTGGCTCGAACCCCGGACATGATTCGGGGGTACGAGGACGTCAAGCGGAAGAATGTCGATCGATTCCGGCAGGCGGTCCAGGCGACACTCAATCCGGTCTCCGGAGCCTCGAATCCCGGGCCAGCATCCTTGGTCACCCTTGGCGGGTGA